Proteins found in one Gardnerella vaginalis ATCC 14018 = JCM 11026 genomic segment:
- the tig gene encoding trigger factor has translation MKISVRNLEPTKVKLTITADLEDFEPFMDQARKEIAKQINVPGFRKGHVPGKIVDQRVGFGAVAGEAVNSAVPELYSKALEEKKIRPMDQPEFDVQEVPESAKDELKLKFVATVERRPEFKLNKFKGVEIEVEKPEVTDEDVNARLEALRQRFGTLVGVDRPAKKGDFANIDLEARIDDEVADSQNGVSYELGSNTMLDGLDEALEGLSAGEETTFEGTLEAGKNQGKKAQVKVKVNSVKTQELPELNDDFAQEASEFDTFEELKADVRKSCEQANEGRQATMARDAFIAKIQEEVEIPVPKGVKEKAVAEHLKGMTPDPEKATKEQKEEAEKAAEKELRDQMVLDALAESLDVSVSQADVTNFLVSVAQQYGMDPSQFINAIVRNGQLGSAVQEVARSKGLLAGMRAVKFVAGGEAIDLSAFLTEEEEPEDESVKAASAAAAVADELTSEK, from the coding sequence GTGAAAATCAGCGTCAGGAATCTTGAGCCAACTAAGGTTAAGCTCACCATTACCGCAGATCTCGAAGATTTTGAGCCATTTATGGATCAGGCTCGTAAAGAGATCGCAAAGCAAATCAACGTGCCAGGTTTCCGTAAGGGACACGTACCAGGCAAGATTGTAGATCAGCGAGTTGGCTTCGGAGCTGTTGCCGGTGAAGCTGTAAATTCTGCTGTTCCAGAGCTTTATTCTAAGGCTTTGGAAGAAAAGAAGATTCGCCCAATGGATCAGCCAGAATTTGATGTTCAGGAAGTCCCAGAATCTGCTAAAGACGAACTTAAGCTTAAGTTTGTTGCAACTGTTGAGCGTCGTCCAGAGTTCAAGCTTAACAAGTTCAAGGGTGTAGAAATCGAAGTAGAAAAGCCAGAAGTTACAGACGAAGATGTTAATGCTCGTCTTGAGGCTTTGCGTCAGCGCTTCGGTACTCTTGTTGGTGTTGATCGCCCAGCTAAGAAGGGTGATTTTGCTAACATTGATTTGGAAGCTCGAATCGACGATGAGGTTGCTGATTCTCAGAATGGCGTGAGCTATGAGCTTGGTTCCAACACCATGCTTGATGGTTTGGATGAAGCTTTGGAAGGTCTTTCCGCTGGCGAAGAGACCACTTTTGAAGGCACTCTTGAGGCTGGAAAGAACCAGGGTAAAAAAGCTCAGGTTAAGGTGAAGGTTAACTCTGTTAAGACTCAGGAATTGCCAGAGCTTAATGATGACTTCGCTCAGGAAGCTTCTGAGTTTGATACTTTCGAAGAGCTTAAAGCTGATGTTCGTAAGTCTTGCGAGCAGGCAAATGAAGGCCGTCAGGCTACTATGGCTCGCGATGCCTTTATTGCTAAGATTCAGGAAGAGGTTGAGATTCCTGTACCAAAGGGTGTTAAAGAAAAGGCTGTTGCTGAACATCTTAAGGGTATGACTCCAGATCCTGAAAAGGCTACTAAAGAGCAGAAGGAAGAAGCTGAGAAGGCTGCAGAAAAGGAGCTTCGTGACCAAATGGTTCTCGACGCTTTGGCAGAAAGCCTCGATGTTTCTGTATCTCAGGCAGATGTCACTAACTTCTTGGTTTCTGTTGCTCAGCAGTATGGTATGGATCCAAGCCAGTTTATTAACGCTATTGTTCGTAATGGTCAGCTTGGTTCCGCTGTTCAGGAAGTTGCTCGTTCTAAGGGCTTGCTTGCTGGTATGCGTGCTGTGAAATTCGTTGCTGGTGGAGAGGCTATAGACTTGAGTGCTTTCTTAACGGAAGAAGAGGAGCCAGAAGACGAAAGCGTTAAAGCTGCTTCCGCTGCTGCTGCAGTAGCTGATGAGCTTACCTCTGAAAAGTAA
- a CDS encoding chloride channel protein, with translation MDNSAKTKHEACCRFGRFGKSCKLFSFAIRLACFIAVSVALGVLIGLGATVLTLIFYAVQYLAFGSIESAKNTVFSALPWYRYVLPGTIAMTIAALAWYFLRKRENPPRIVTIPQAVSGSRMPIFSTIAHVLLQIGIVGSGISIGREVAPRELAAMIAQRCSSIFHMSVKTQRILVASAAGAGLAAVYHAPLAGTVLSLGLLSKTQGFGFYAWLNRENGSLIDNAAKNIARSERLHCLPFALVMNYVAAFVVEFLLHHSRYYNISQFSCVISWQICVLTVVVGAACGLVGYVFRLGIIWCRTHALRGIQMLCFMPVAGLVIGVAACWFPHIMGNGRSLSQLAFSVASFPYLAESSHIVTILLLLAMMKMLATLLVLRYGASGGVLQPSISTGACFGVILYAIFSTSALSQVFDISQVSAISVSIIGAVSLLASSRKAPIMAWLLVAELVNAPFALLFLMLFAAIVSNCVANCVERFISHFFAVTRTR, from the coding sequence ATGGATAATAGTGCTAAAACTAAGCATGAAGCTTGTTGCAGATTTGGCAGATTCGGTAAATCTTGCAAGTTATTTAGTTTTGCAATTCGTCTAGCGTGTTTTATTGCAGTCTCTGTTGCCCTTGGCGTTCTTATTGGCCTAGGAGCTACAGTTCTTACGCTTATTTTTTATGCTGTACAATACCTTGCTTTTGGCTCAATTGAATCTGCTAAAAACACTGTATTTTCAGCTCTTCCTTGGTATCGATACGTGCTACCTGGCACAATTGCTATGACTATTGCTGCACTGGCTTGGTATTTTTTGCGAAAAAGAGAAAATCCTCCTCGAATCGTTACTATTCCACAAGCCGTTAGTGGCAGTAGAATGCCAATTTTTTCTACTATTGCACATGTTTTATTGCAAATCGGCATTGTTGGCTCTGGAATTTCAATCGGAAGGGAAGTAGCTCCTAGAGAATTAGCTGCAATGATTGCTCAGCGTTGCAGCAGTATTTTTCATATGTCTGTTAAGACTCAGCGTATACTAGTTGCGTCTGCTGCAGGTGCTGGCTTGGCTGCAGTGTACCACGCGCCTTTAGCTGGCACCGTGCTTTCTTTAGGTTTGCTTAGTAAAACTCAAGGTTTTGGTTTTTATGCGTGGCTAAATCGCGAGAATGGCTCGCTAATAGATAATGCAGCTAAAAATATTGCGCGCTCGGAGCGTTTGCATTGCTTGCCTTTTGCTCTTGTTATGAATTATGTTGCTGCGTTTGTTGTTGAATTTTTATTGCATCATTCTAGATACTACAATATTTCGCAATTTTCTTGCGTGATTTCTTGGCAAATTTGCGTTTTAACTGTTGTTGTTGGTGCAGCGTGCGGCTTAGTTGGTTACGTTTTTCGCTTGGGTATTATTTGGTGTAGAACTCATGCTTTGCGTGGCATACAAATGCTGTGTTTTATGCCTGTAGCTGGCTTAGTTATTGGTGTTGCGGCTTGTTGGTTTCCGCATATTATGGGGAATGGTAGGTCGCTTTCTCAGCTTGCTTTTTCTGTAGCTAGTTTTCCGTATTTGGCAGAAAGTTCACATATTGTGACTATTTTATTGCTTCTTGCAATGATGAAAATGCTTGCGACTTTGTTGGTTTTGCGTTACGGTGCCTCTGGAGGCGTTTTGCAGCCGAGTATTTCGACTGGCGCTTGCTTTGGTGTGATTTTATACGCTATTTTTTCAACGTCTGCGCTTTCGCAAGTTTTTGACATTTCGCAAGTTTCTGCAATTTCTGTATCTATTATTGGCGCTGTTTCTTTACTTGCATCTTCCAGAAAAGCTCCAATTATGGCTTGGCTTTTAGTTGCTGAATTAGTAAATGCGCCGTTTGCATTACTTTTTCTTATGCTATTTGCTGCAATTGTGTCCAATTGCGTAGCTAATTGTGTTGAGCGATTTATTTCGCATTTTTTTGCGGTCACACGCACACGATAG
- a CDS encoding ATP-dependent Clp protease proteolytic subunit produces the protein MTELFTASPIMQEGEPQNPMDSIFNQLLKDRIIWLGSEVKDENANIICAQMLMLAAQDPKKDIWLYINSPGGSITAGMAIYDTMQLIEPDVATIAVGMAASMGQFLLSSGTPGKRFITSHARVLMHQPSGGVGGTATDVRINAELIMDMKKTLSELTAQQTGHTVEEIYRDNEYDHWFTAQQALEYGFVDKIVTTPASMRGEE, from the coding sequence GTGACTGAGCTGTTTACGGCTTCTCCCATTATGCAAGAAGGGGAGCCACAAAATCCAATGGATTCGATTTTTAATCAACTTTTAAAGGATCGTATTATTTGGCTTGGTTCTGAAGTCAAGGATGAAAATGCTAATATCATCTGTGCACAGATGCTTATGCTAGCTGCGCAAGATCCTAAAAAAGATATTTGGCTTTATATAAATTCGCCTGGAGGGTCTATTACGGCAGGAATGGCGATTTATGATACTATGCAGCTTATTGAGCCAGATGTGGCTACTATTGCTGTGGGAATGGCTGCTTCTATGGGTCAGTTCTTACTGAGTTCTGGTACTCCTGGTAAGCGTTTTATTACATCTCATGCACGTGTTCTTATGCACCAGCCTTCTGGTGGCGTTGGCGGTACTGCAACTGATGTGCGTATTAATGCTGAGTTAATTATGGATATGAAGAAGACTCTTTCTGAGCTTACTGCGCAGCAGACTGGTCATACAGTTGAAGAAATTTACCGTGACAATGAGTATGATCATTGGTTTACTGCGCAGCAGGCTTTGGAGTATGGTTTTGTGGATAAGATTGTCACCACTCCAGCTTCTATGCGTGGGGAGGAGTGA
- a CDS encoding ATP-dependent Clp protease proteolytic subunit has product MASEEAKFVARAQRLGGFGQTSGVFTNRYVLPQFGEQTPYGMKTQDPYTKLFEDRIIFMGVQVDDTSADDIMAQLLVLESMDPNRDVMMYINSPGGSMTAMTAIYDTMQYIKPDVQTVCLGQAASAAAILLAAGSAGKRMILPNARVLIHQPAMGQDFGKATEIELQAKEMLRLREWLESTLAKHTGQDIERIRKDIEVDTILTAPQAKEYGMVDEVLEHRS; this is encoded by the coding sequence ATGGCAAGTGAAGAAGCAAAGTTTGTTGCACGCGCCCAGCGCTTGGGTGGATTTGGTCAAACCAGTGGTGTGTTTACGAATCGTTATGTTTTGCCTCAATTTGGCGAGCAGACTCCTTATGGTATGAAAACTCAAGATCCGTACACTAAGCTTTTTGAAGATCGTATTATTTTCATGGGTGTACAAGTTGATGACACTTCTGCTGATGACATTATGGCTCAGCTCTTGGTTCTAGAAAGCATGGATCCAAATAGGGATGTAATGATGTACATTAACTCTCCAGGCGGTTCTATGACAGCTATGACGGCAATTTACGACACTATGCAGTATATTAAGCCAGATGTTCAAACGGTGTGTTTAGGGCAAGCTGCTTCGGCTGCTGCGATTTTGCTTGCAGCTGGTTCTGCTGGTAAGCGTATGATTCTGCCAAATGCTCGTGTTCTTATTCATCAGCCTGCTATGGGTCAGGATTTTGGTAAGGCTACTGAGATAGAGCTTCAGGCTAAGGAAATGTTGCGTTTGCGCGAATGGTTGGAATCCACTCTTGCAAAGCATACTGGTCAGGATATTGAGCGTATTCGTAAAGATATTGAGGTGGATACGATTCTTACAGCTCCTCAGGCTAAAGAATACGGTATGGTAGATGAAGTTCTTGAACATAGGTCTTAA
- a CDS encoding HU family DNA-binding protein, which yields MAYNKSDLVSKIAQKSNLTKAQAEAAVNAFQDVFVEALQSGEGLKLTGLFSAERVKRAERTGRNPRTGETIKIPASYGVRISAGSLLKKAVTE from the coding sequence ATGGCATACAACAAGTCTGATCTCGTTTCGAAGATCGCTCAGAAGTCCAACCTTACCAAGGCACAGGCCGAGGCCGCTGTCAACGCATTCCAGGATGTGTTCGTTGAGGCTTTGCAGTCTGGTGAAGGCTTGAAGCTCACTGGCCTGTTCTCCGCTGAGCGTGTAAAGCGCGCTGAGCGCACTGGCCGCAACCCACGCACTGGCGAAACCATTAAGATTCCTGCATCTTACGGTGTTAGAATCTCCGCTGGTTCTTTGCTCAAGAAGGCAGTTACTGAGTAG
- a CDS encoding lysylphosphatidylglycerol synthase transmembrane domain-containing protein — protein sequence MQSQVEENLVINDTRPKLVRNWADLIYAIISIALGTAVVLFTMCFSGTTAGVEHDAKNAGKIIVWIVTGLPSSLFQQAITIAIVASVVISMINARRWIDTTISTLTLLLTYPLVWYISYLLTALNNAPLFTSFNSISSSHGTELLPDIYAVIVAFLTVSGPRRDSKVVRISWQALIIASPILIVTSWHSLTGVLTSWCIGRAIGTIIRFIKGTRSKGAWGKDIVDALENIGITHLVQLNRRTLTTDHNGVLKSSLDDDLIENSRLYDAIDIHGTRYVISVLDNQVHLPGYLNQLWQWIKLIDIPVRRDRSARHSIHHHLSMLLVLRSLHLATANVYGVTDCGKSSIMVFHTDNVLVPCNLNTLTIKDAERLMRYLDIANNRGITHRRISPETLARLEDGTPVIAGWQNGDVASDDTNIALDKVQLLSIIATCIDTSSAIDAAMNTWGADKLAQIMPFMQKAAIPSSTRALTSWNKKLFEELKTKLGEKVCEHTDDEDYDTVRLARFNIRFFVTLILIVAALAAIATQWHPQEIVSALKRADTLMVLLCFAFSLLAWVGSAITVGSFMDDSRPSAGVLFTSQAASGFTAVSMPAGVGPAFVNMQIIKKNGYSAAQATAITSAVWLLQALVTALVMFCVGIFTGKNVLSGMIPTHMLITVIGIVTLIICTFMIITPIRKFIRKRYLPILSDYGKQIKELISSPKQLIKGTVGGLILVFATGLGYWVALLAFGYYANPWETVLLFLVANTAGSAVPTPGGLGAVEASLTFAFTSVGIHPTIALSATLLYRLMFYWLRIPIGAFAMKSLSNRGLV from the coding sequence ATGCAATCGCAAGTAGAAGAAAATTTGGTTATTAATGACACGAGGCCTAAATTAGTTCGTAATTGGGCTGACTTGATTTACGCGATTATATCTATTGCACTAGGAACTGCGGTTGTGCTGTTTACAATGTGTTTTTCTGGCACAACCGCAGGCGTAGAGCACGATGCAAAAAATGCTGGAAAAATTATTGTGTGGATTGTAACTGGATTACCATCTTCTCTTTTCCAGCAAGCAATTACAATCGCCATAGTAGCTAGCGTAGTAATTTCTATGATTAACGCAAGACGTTGGATTGACACAACGATATCTACACTAACCTTGCTATTAACATATCCTCTCGTATGGTATATTTCTTATCTTCTCACTGCTTTAAATAATGCTCCACTATTTACATCATTTAACTCAATTTCCAGCAGTCACGGTACTGAATTATTGCCAGACATATACGCGGTAATAGTTGCTTTTTTAACCGTTAGTGGACCTAGACGAGATAGTAAAGTCGTAAGAATATCTTGGCAAGCATTAATAATTGCTTCACCTATACTAATAGTCACATCATGGCATTCACTAACAGGTGTTTTAACATCTTGGTGTATTGGTCGCGCTATAGGTACAATAATCAGATTTATTAAAGGCACTCGCAGCAAAGGTGCTTGGGGAAAAGATATAGTTGACGCATTAGAAAATATTGGAATTACTCATCTTGTTCAATTAAACAGACGTACACTAACTACAGACCATAATGGTGTTCTGAAATCTAGCCTTGATGACGATCTGATTGAAAATTCAAGGCTATACGATGCGATTGATATTCATGGAACAAGATACGTGATTTCGGTTCTAGATAATCAGGTTCACTTGCCAGGATATCTAAATCAGCTATGGCAATGGATTAAGCTAATAGATATACCAGTTAGACGAGATCGTTCTGCAAGACACTCCATACATCATCATCTTTCAATGCTTCTTGTTCTTAGGAGCTTGCACTTAGCTACAGCAAACGTTTATGGAGTAACAGATTGTGGAAAATCTTCAATAATGGTATTCCACACCGATAATGTACTTGTGCCATGCAATTTAAACACGCTTACAATTAAAGATGCGGAAAGACTTATGCGCTACCTCGATATTGCAAACAATCGAGGAATAACACATAGAAGAATAAGCCCAGAAACACTTGCAAGGCTAGAAGATGGAACTCCGGTTATTGCAGGATGGCAAAATGGTGATGTTGCTAGCGACGACACCAATATTGCTTTAGACAAAGTACAACTGTTATCAATAATCGCAACATGCATTGATACAAGTAGCGCTATAGACGCTGCTATGAATACTTGGGGCGCAGATAAGCTAGCTCAAATAATGCCTTTTATGCAAAAAGCTGCTATTCCTTCATCAACTAGAGCATTAACGTCTTGGAATAAGAAATTGTTTGAAGAACTTAAAACTAAGCTAGGTGAAAAGGTATGCGAGCACACAGATGACGAAGATTATGATACAGTGCGATTAGCCCGTTTTAATATTAGATTCTTCGTTACGCTGATTCTTATTGTTGCAGCTCTGGCTGCTATTGCAACACAGTGGCATCCTCAAGAAATTGTATCTGCTCTTAAACGCGCGGATACATTAATGGTTCTATTATGCTTTGCATTCAGCTTGCTAGCTTGGGTAGGTTCTGCGATTACAGTTGGATCTTTTATGGACGATTCACGCCCTTCTGCTGGCGTTCTGTTTACATCACAAGCTGCTTCTGGGTTTACAGCTGTTTCCATGCCAGCTGGCGTAGGACCAGCCTTTGTGAACATGCAAATTATAAAAAAGAATGGGTATTCGGCTGCTCAAGCCACAGCCATTACAAGTGCAGTTTGGCTTTTACAAGCACTTGTTACAGCTTTAGTTATGTTCTGCGTAGGCATTTTTACTGGTAAAAATGTGCTTTCTGGAATGATTCCTACACACATGCTCATAACAGTAATAGGAATAGTAACGCTAATCATATGCACTTTTATGATTATTACACCTATTCGAAAATTTATACGTAAAAGATATCTTCCTATTCTTTCAGATTATGGTAAACAGATTAAAGAGCTAATAAGTAGCCCTAAACAGCTCATTAAAGGCACTGTAGGCGGTCTTATTCTTGTTTTTGCAACAGGACTGGGATATTGGGTAGCTCTTCTTGCTTTCGGCTACTATGCAAACCCTTGGGAAACAGTGCTACTGTTCCTAGTTGCCAATACTGCTGGTTCCGCTGTTCCTACACCAGGTGGATTGGGAGCTGTTGAAGCTTCACTTACTTTTGCTTTTACCTCAGTTGGAATTCATCCAACTATCGCATTATCTGCTACCCTACTTTACAGACTCATGTTCTACTGGCTAAGAATACCAATAGGCGCTTTTGCTATGAAAAGTCTTAGTAACCGCGGATTAGTTTAG
- the purB gene encoding adenylosuccinate lyase produces the protein MKLTDICPAIALTPLDGRYHNQTVDLVEFLSEPALNRERMRVEVEWMILLANGYKGNGFKTIVDGVNPLIDEECDYLRAIPENFGAEGIKRHAAHEAITHHDVKAVEYYIDDELDKAEQVLGHKTQLSNLKTLVHFACTSEDINNLSIARCVKNAVENVYTPNLKAIVDYLTQKAQEYRDMPMLSLTHGQPATPTTLGKELAVFVYRLNRQLKHLNSQEYLGKINGATGTFGAHLAAFPNVDWLSVSKEFVENRMGLCFNPLTTQIESHDWQAELYSTVSHINHILHNLAVDVWMYISRGVFVQVPVKGATGSSTMPHKVNPIRFENAEANLEISCALFDTLCATLTESRWQRDLTDSTTQRNVGSAFGYALLALNNLLGGLKSIHPNTQMMSEELNSNWEVLGEPIQTAMRAQEIAGVEGMERPYEQVKELMRGHSISRQNVEEFISSRNFDRETANRLKALTPESYTGIASRLVDFIR, from the coding sequence ATGAAGCTTACTGATATTTGCCCTGCTATTGCTTTGACTCCGCTAGACGGAAGATACCACAATCAAACTGTTGATCTTGTAGAATTTCTAAGCGAACCAGCCTTAAACCGCGAGCGCATGCGCGTAGAGGTTGAATGGATGATCCTTTTAGCAAACGGATACAAGGGAAACGGATTCAAAACCATTGTAGACGGCGTAAATCCTTTAATAGATGAAGAATGCGATTATTTGCGTGCAATTCCAGAAAATTTTGGAGCAGAAGGAATAAAACGCCATGCAGCTCACGAAGCTATAACACATCACGACGTTAAAGCTGTTGAATACTACATTGACGACGAGTTAGACAAAGCAGAGCAAGTATTAGGGCATAAAACCCAGCTTAGCAATCTTAAAACATTAGTTCATTTTGCATGCACGAGTGAAGATATAAACAATCTTTCTATAGCGAGGTGCGTAAAAAACGCGGTTGAAAACGTATACACGCCAAATTTGAAAGCTATTGTTGATTACCTAACCCAAAAAGCACAAGAGTATAGAGATATGCCAATGCTATCTCTCACTCACGGTCAGCCTGCCACTCCTACAACTTTAGGTAAAGAGCTTGCAGTGTTTGTTTATAGACTAAATCGCCAGCTAAAACACCTTAACTCCCAAGAGTATCTTGGAAAGATAAATGGTGCTACTGGAACTTTTGGCGCTCATCTTGCTGCTTTCCCTAATGTTGATTGGCTTAGCGTTTCTAAAGAATTTGTAGAAAATAGAATGGGTCTTTGCTTCAATCCTCTTACAACGCAAATCGAAAGCCACGATTGGCAAGCAGAGCTTTATAGCACAGTAAGTCACATTAATCATATTCTTCACAATCTTGCTGTAGACGTGTGGATGTACATTTCTCGCGGAGTTTTTGTACAAGTTCCAGTTAAAGGAGCTACAGGATCTTCCACAATGCCTCACAAAGTGAATCCTATTCGATTCGAAAACGCGGAAGCAAATCTTGAGATTTCTTGCGCACTTTTCGACACTCTTTGCGCAACACTTACCGAGAGCCGTTGGCAGCGAGACTTAACAGATTCAACTACTCAACGAAACGTTGGTTCCGCATTCGGTTATGCTCTTCTTGCTTTGAACAATCTTCTTGGCGGCTTAAAGTCGATTCATCCAAACACGCAAATGATGAGCGAAGAGCTTAACAGCAATTGGGAAGTTCTTGGAGAACCAATCCAAACTGCTATGAGAGCTCAAGAAATTGCTGGCGTAGAAGGAATGGAACGCCCATATGAGCAGGTTAAAGAATTAATGCGCGGTCATAGTATTTCTAGACAAAATGTTGAAGAGTTTATATCTTCTAGAAACTTTGATAGAGAAACAGCAAATAGGTTGAAAGCTCTTACACCAGAATCTTATACTGGTATTGCATCTAGGCTGGTTGATTTTATTCGATAA
- a CDS encoding PGAP1-like alpha/beta domain-containing protein, with protein sequence MPWRVKSTITGGKTISVADASEYKTKSAKLQELSNDFHSLSTSWMQAAMQIESQKSSVFSENNKNFNGYFNDDSLQPLLDPAECRIKSSQCESLSNKLDELSSLIIRANNLYANAEYKNRENLDNLVSIGTSIFPITAVPFFASVGFSILLDMTQKSGMKNFSKWSHETAPIQQGFIRGFSKHFLINPVTGIPVHFISSIQERNSNKHSNDPVSKLASALSLFSAKINDAKQGNNLKVIKIRLPHREYSKIFHYRGSNISQALGNLTDLSNGNLGVKPPKINADAATITIQRFKKKDGSISWLVTIPGTDGKPKSPFGWPQNAEVMSSSKNVRQNADSTRMVIEAMRKSGIKAKDSVILVGHSQGGIVAASIASDYSKQYNIKHIVTAGSPIANHPIPNKTWVTSIEMEDELVPTLDGASNPNRNNWVTIHGTAKKSATAHNGTIAPKTAHNAIYNSLVVNGIKSQNKNKENNKKNNKQYRTKSYKNEKLFEKDGILVKNVPEEGTLTHDLNYHKAAYEDAHQLGSKEIRMQEEHFRKTLGDELEETTLWQGIMSH encoded by the coding sequence ATGCCTTGGAGAGTTAAATCAACAATAACAGGTGGGAAAACCATTAGCGTAGCTGATGCTAGCGAATACAAAACAAAATCCGCAAAATTACAAGAACTATCCAACGATTTCCACTCGTTAAGCACAAGCTGGATGCAAGCTGCGATGCAGATTGAAAGCCAAAAATCATCTGTTTTCTCTGAAAATAACAAAAATTTTAATGGTTATTTTAACGACGATTCTTTACAACCGCTATTGGATCCTGCAGAATGCAGAATAAAATCAAGCCAATGCGAATCGTTATCAAATAAACTTGATGAATTATCTTCTCTAATAATCAGAGCAAATAATCTATATGCTAACGCAGAATACAAAAATAGAGAAAACTTAGATAATCTTGTATCGATTGGTACAAGTATCTTTCCTATTACAGCAGTACCATTCTTTGCAAGCGTAGGATTTAGCATACTTTTAGATATGACTCAAAAAAGCGGTATGAAAAACTTTTCTAAATGGAGTCATGAAACTGCACCAATTCAACAAGGCTTTATTAGAGGCTTTTCTAAGCATTTTCTAATAAACCCCGTAACGGGAATTCCTGTGCATTTTATTTCTAGTATTCAAGAAAGAAATTCAAATAAGCATTCAAACGATCCAGTTTCTAAGCTTGCAAGTGCATTAAGCTTGTTTAGCGCAAAAATCAACGATGCAAAACAAGGGAATAATCTTAAAGTAATAAAAATTAGATTACCTCACAGAGAATATTCAAAAATATTTCATTACAGAGGAAGTAATATTAGTCAAGCTCTTGGAAATCTAACAGATCTTTCAAATGGAAACCTTGGCGTAAAACCGCCTAAAATAAACGCAGATGCAGCAACAATAACAATACAACGCTTTAAGAAAAAAGACGGTAGCATATCTTGGCTTGTTACAATACCTGGAACAGATGGCAAACCAAAATCTCCTTTTGGATGGCCACAAAACGCAGAAGTTATGAGTAGTTCTAAAAACGTAAGACAAAATGCAGACAGCACAAGAATGGTTATAGAAGCCATGAGAAAAAGCGGAATTAAAGCAAAAGACTCAGTTATTCTTGTTGGACATTCACAAGGAGGAATTGTAGCTGCAAGCATAGCTAGCGATTACTCAAAACAATACAACATAAAACACATAGTAACTGCTGGATCTCCAATAGCAAACCATCCAATACCAAATAAAACTTGGGTCACAAGCATAGAAATGGAAGACGAACTAGTTCCTACCTTAGATGGCGCATCTAATCCAAATAGAAATAATTGGGTTACAATACATGGAACTGCAAAGAAAAGCGCTACTGCTCACAATGGCACAATCGCCCCTAAAACAGCTCATAATGCAATATACAATTCACTTGTTGTAAATGGAATAAAATCGCAAAACAAAAATAAAGAAAATAATAAGAAAAACAATAAACAATACAGAACTAAAAGTTATAAAAATGAAAAACTTTTTGAAAAAGATGGAATCTTAGTAAAAAATGTACCAGAAGAAGGAACGCTCACACATGATTTGAATTATCATAAAGCAGCTTATGAAGACGCTCATCAACTTGGATCTAAAGAGATACGAATGCAAGAAGAGCATTTTAGAAAAACACTAGGTGACGAATTAGAAGAAACAACACTATGGCAAGGAATTATGAGCCATTAA
- a CDS encoding DUF6466 family protein has translation MISRITPKSLLRFSLVTLSSIVIALCAISAYLSITNLKAESTYNSATKSLINNIKASKKVDADREILLVSQKQVDDQFSEAKSPYTILLPHIKNSIEHNALISKRLTRFLQKQIDEDKKNTDSSAQSNYNDRNQKNNLQDKSGNSSLSDSQKKKVEDLLKQNNQKDQDQNQINQSEKDYSNNDSNSKSGKIKSSKQEDSSNKPW, from the coding sequence ATGATTAGCAGAATCACACCTAAGTCACTCCTAAGATTTTCTCTTGTTACTTTATCTTCTATTGTTATAGCCTTATGCGCTATATCAGCTTATTTGTCTATTACTAATCTTAAAGCAGAATCAACGTATAATTCTGCCACAAAATCACTAATAAATAACATAAAAGCGTCAAAAAAAGTTGATGCAGATAGAGAAATATTGCTCGTATCTCAAAAACAGGTTGATGATCAATTTAGCGAAGCAAAATCGCCATACACTATTCTTTTACCTCACATAAAAAATAGTATTGAGCACAACGCACTAATATCTAAAAGACTTACTAGATTCTTACAAAAACAAATTGATGAAGATAAAAAAAATACTGATTCTAGTGCACAATCCAACTATAATGACCGAAACCAAAAAAATAATTTGCAGGACAAATCTGGGAATTCTAGTTTAAGCGATTCTCAAAAAAAGAAGGTCGAAGACTTATTAAAACAAAACAATCAAAAAGATCAAGACCAGAATCAAATAAACCAATCCGAAAAAGATTACAGCAATAATGATTCAAATAGTAAGTCCGGAAAAATAAAGTCTTCTAAACAAGAAGATTCAAGTAACAAGCCGTGGTAA